In the genome of Thermodesulfobacteriota bacterium, one region contains:
- a CDS encoding RHS repeat domain-containing protein, with protein MGWDAAHRLSSVTMAGQTTRFWYDDRGRRVGTHLRKKIRALPPAPRDPLRLRGPFKADLSASPLKIVLDMPKPHQIRRAGVARCYWHENVRFLLIHPAQGEAHATARS; from the coding sequence CTGGGCTGGGATGCCGCCCACCGGCTCAGCTCGGTGACCATGGCCGGCCAGACCACCCGGTTCTGGTATGACGATCGGGGCCGGCGGGTGGGCACCCACTTACGCAAAAAGATCCGGGCTCTGCCGCCTGCCCCCAGGGATCCGTTACGTCTGCGTGGGCCGTTCAAGGCCGACCTATCTGCATCCCCGCTAAAAATAGTTCTTGACATGCCCAAGCCCCACCAGATAAGAAGGGCGGGCGTTGCCCGTTGCTATTGGCATGAAAATGTTAGATTCCTGTTAATTCATCCTGCGCAAGGAGAGGCTCATGCTACGGCTCGGTCGTGA